Proteins encoded together in one Coffea arabica cultivar ET-39 chromosome 2c, Coffea Arabica ET-39 HiFi, whole genome shotgun sequence window:
- the LOC113724246 gene encoding LOW QUALITY PROTEIN: glyoxylase I 4 (The sequence of the model RefSeq protein was modified relative to this genomic sequence to represent the inferred CDS: substituted 2 bases at 2 genomic stop codons), which produces MVRICGSSKKKDRKQRRERGKKRRKKNKNNDRASKRHDDPLRALNQVPRLCRNVNESTDFYXVLGFVLIERPQAFDFDYAWLFNYGWLVGIHLVGAKDEDRLPDDKDYLDPMDNHISFQCEDMEAMEQKXQDFNIMYIERTVGDEEGEAIDQLFFNDSDGFMFEICNFETVKLVRQRSIGRIKLPFDLHNPPLELDMDGIKTSNVAVA; this is translated from the exons ATGGTTCGAATTTGTGGTTCAAG CAAGAAAAAAGatagaaaacaaagaagagagagaggaaagaaacggagaaaaaaaaacaaaaataatgatCGTGCCAGTAAAAGGCACGATGACCCATTAAGGGCATTAAACCAGGTACCTAGATTGTGCAGGAATGTGAACGAGTCCACTGATTTCTATTAAGTTCTAGGATTTGTATTGATTGAAAGACCACAAGCTTTTGATTTTGACTATGCATGGCTTTTCAATTATGGG TGGTTAGTTGGGATCCACTTAGTGGGGGCCAAAGATGAAGATAGATTGCCTGATGACAAGGATTATTTGGACCCCATGGATAATCATATCTCCTTCCAG TGTGAGGATATGGAGGCAATGGAGCAGAAGTAGCAGGATTTCAACATAATGTACATAGAAAGAACAgttggagatgaagaaggagaagcTATTGATCAGCTATTTTTCAACGACTCGGATGGATTCATGTTTGAAATATGCAATTTTGAGACTGTGAAGCTTGTTCGTCAACGTTCAATTGGCAGAATTAAGCTTCCTTTTGATCTTCACAACCCACCTTTAGAGTTGGATATGGATGGGATTAAAACTAGCAATGTTGCTGTTGCCTGA